One window of Azospirillaceae bacterium genomic DNA carries:
- a CDS encoding LLM class flavin-dependent oxidoreductase — protein sequence MKLLAFMMQTGGHIAGWRHPRAADSALCDIDYFRKLGQTAERGLFDGVFLADYVGYHPVKGEAIFSGLETPKLDPALVLSVIAACTTHLGLVGTASTTYSQPYDLARRFASLDHLSRGRAGWNIVTSTMENEAHNYGRVAHLGHTERYALAEEFVAVARKLWDSWQDGAVPADKASGRYTDPSRISAVNHAGANFQVAGPLTVPRSPQGHPVLVQAGASATGQRFAASCAEVIFTSHPGIGTARAFRTAMHAQLAEFGRTPDSLKIMPAVTPVIGRTRAEAQDLQRELDGLIPADIAISKLEALLGNIDLSGHDRDGPLPPLPADALAGQNSTRDRVLELAARERLPITELARRVAAGRTSRTIVGTAEDVADELAAWEGQGAADGFVVAAPFLPGGLEDFVDQVVPILQERGHFRTAYEGRTLRENLGLQRPRNVFDVDPGMKAKPEIW from the coding sequence ATGAAATTGCTTGCTTTCATGATGCAGACCGGCGGGCACATCGCGGGCTGGCGCCATCCGCGCGCCGCCGACAGCGCCCTGTGCGACATCGATTATTTCCGTAAATTGGGCCAGACGGCGGAACGCGGCCTGTTCGATGGCGTCTTCCTGGCCGATTACGTCGGTTACCACCCGGTGAAGGGGGAGGCGATCTTCAGCGGCCTGGAAACGCCCAAGCTGGATCCGGCCCTGGTGCTCAGCGTCATCGCCGCCTGCACTACGCACCTGGGCCTGGTCGGCACGGCATCGACCACCTACAGCCAGCCCTATGACCTGGCCCGGCGTTTCGCCAGCCTGGATCACCTCAGCCGGGGGCGGGCGGGGTGGAACATCGTCACCTCCACCATGGAGAACGAGGCGCACAATTATGGCCGCGTCGCCCATCTGGGGCATACCGAACGCTACGCCCTGGCGGAGGAGTTCGTGGCGGTGGCGCGCAAGCTGTGGGACAGCTGGCAGGATGGCGCCGTGCCGGCCGACAAGGCCAGCGGCCGCTACACCGATCCGTCACGCATCTCCGCCGTCAACCATGCCGGTGCCAACTTCCAGGTGGCGGGGCCGCTGACCGTGCCGCGTTCGCCCCAGGGGCACCCGGTGCTGGTGCAGGCGGGGGCGTCGGCCACCGGCCAGCGTTTCGCCGCCAGCTGTGCCGAGGTCATCTTCACCTCCCATCCCGGGATCGGGACGGCCCGTGCCTTCCGTACCGCCATGCACGCCCAGCTGGCGGAATTCGGCCGCACGCCGGACAGCCTGAAGATCATGCCGGCGGTGACACCGGTGATCGGCCGCACCCGGGCGGAGGCGCAGGATCTGCAACGTGAGCTGGACGGCCTGATCCCGGCCGACATCGCCATCAGCAAACTGGAAGCCCTGCTGGGCAACATCGACCTGTCGGGCCATGACCGCGACGGCCCGCTGCCGCCCCTGCCGGCCGACGCGCTGGCCGGCCAGAACTCCACCCGCGACCGGGTGTTGGAACTGGCGGCACGCGAACGCCTGCCCATCACCGAACTGGCCCGCCGCGTGGCGGCCGGCCGCACCAGCCGCACCATCGTCGGCACGGCAGAGGATGTGGCCGATGAACTGGCGGCGTGGGAGGGGCAGGGGGCGGCCGACGGCTTCGTCGTCGCGGCCCCCTTCCTGCCCGGCGGGCTGGAGGATTTCGTCGATCAGGTGGTGCCCATCCTGCAGGAGCGCGGCCATTTCCGCACGGCGTACGAGGGCCGGACCCTGCGCGAGAACTTAGGATTGCAACGGCCGCGCAACGTGTTCGACGTGGATCCCGGCATGAAGGCCAAACCGGAAATCTGGTGA
- a CDS encoding SDR family NAD(P)-dependent oxidoreductase produces MSASYPDLTGKVALITGAGRLRGLGAAIAQRLAREGCRIVIHDVIDTASQAKGLPMADEMAQVKAAIEATGAECTTFAGDLRDEAQVRGMVEHATGTFGQLDILVNNAGIGFLVGAVTEMPVADWDAVMGVNLRGAFLAMKYAASAMVERGQGGRIISIASQAAKSGVGLMSAYSASKHGLIGLTRSAAIELGRHAITVNAVCPNHVPTDLGDWQRETLSRRRGVDMDTYWQRLRDRVPLGRPGSVDDTANACAFLASSGAQYITGEAMNVSGGEEYH; encoded by the coding sequence ATGAGCGCCAGCTATCCCGACCTCACGGGCAAGGTGGCGCTCATCACCGGCGCCGGGCGTCTACGCGGCCTGGGTGCCGCCATCGCCCAACGCCTGGCCCGCGAGGGCTGCCGCATCGTCATTCACGATGTCATCGACACCGCCAGCCAAGCCAAGGGCCTGCCGATGGCGGATGAGATGGCGCAGGTGAAGGCGGCCATCGAGGCCACGGGCGCTGAATGCACGACCTTCGCTGGCGATCTGCGGGACGAGGCCCAGGTGCGGGGCATGGTGGAGCACGCCACCGGCACTTTCGGTCAGCTGGACATCCTGGTGAACAACGCCGGCATCGGTTTCCTGGTGGGCGCCGTCACCGAGATGCCGGTGGCCGATTGGGACGCGGTCATGGGCGTGAACCTGCGCGGCGCCTTCCTGGCCATGAAGTACGCCGCATCCGCCATGGTCGAGCGCGGCCAGGGCGGGCGCATCATCTCCATCGCCTCGCAGGCCGCCAAGTCCGGCGTCGGGCTGATGTCGGCCTACAGCGCCTCCAAGCATGGCCTCATCGGCCTCACCCGGTCGGCGGCCATCGAGCTGGGGCGCCACGCCATCACCGTCAACGCGGTCTGTCCCAACCATGTGCCCACCGACCTGGGCGACTGGCAGCGCGAGACCCTGTCCCGCCGCCGGGGGGTGGACATGGACACGTATTGGCAGCGCCTGCGCGACCGCGTGCCGCTGGGCCGGCCGGGCAGTGTGGACGACACCGCCAACGCGTGCGCCTTCCTGGCCTCTTCCGGTGCCCAGTACATCACCGGCGAGGCCATGAACGTCAGCGGCGGTGAGGAATATCACTGA
- a CDS encoding class I SAM-dependent methyltransferase: protein MVNTVPDIDSLLTPTAEEYSRQRAVGAIHTHAMLRLRFDCRTAFEQNVLPGYVAEHGRAPQTGAEIAEAMKTDHFYRFYSSIRYNAQEMGPLARQAAVERALPQMIEVARSAAQSNAAGGSLRLNPDLEIPHYVSEGDVHLAPGGYHSEFGADDVAQGVLLGRGLSPTAGAGRITKTRNFAGVGQSIAYWLKATRPDFRPARVLDMATQSGANLTAYSKAFPGIEAHGIDVAAPGLRYGHAKAEFEDVAIHFSQQDAAATDFPDGHFDLIVSSFFLHEVPVPVTRQILKEVHRLLAPGGILAFMELPPHKACDAFMNFAYDWDTENNAEPYYASYRSQDPTELAVEAGFPRADTFEVTIPDVTSFDLDQYPAFVAGAVESPPHGRGGWYLFGGRKAG from the coding sequence ATGGTGAACACGGTGCCGGACATCGACAGCCTGCTGACGCCGACGGCGGAGGAGTATTCGCGCCAGCGGGCGGTGGGCGCCATCCACACCCACGCCATGCTGAGGCTGCGCTTCGACTGCCGCACCGCCTTTGAGCAGAACGTGCTACCGGGCTATGTGGCGGAACACGGCCGGGCGCCGCAGACCGGGGCGGAGATCGCCGAGGCGATGAAGACCGACCATTTCTACCGCTTCTACAGCAGCATCCGCTACAACGCCCAGGAGATGGGACCCCTGGCCCGCCAGGCCGCGGTGGAGCGGGCCCTGCCGCAGATGATCGAGGTCGCCCGCTCCGCCGCCCAGAGCAACGCCGCCGGCGGCTCCCTGCGCCTCAACCCCGACCTTGAGATCCCCCATTACGTCAGTGAGGGCGACGTCCATCTGGCGCCGGGCGGCTACCACAGCGAGTTCGGGGCCGACGACGTGGCCCAGGGCGTGCTGCTGGGCCGGGGCCTGTCGCCCACCGCCGGCGCCGGCCGCATCACCAAAACCCGCAACTTCGCCGGCGTCGGCCAGTCCATCGCCTATTGGCTCAAGGCCACCCGCCCGGACTTCCGCCCTGCCCGCGTGCTGGACATGGCGACGCAATCGGGCGCCAACCTGACCGCCTACTCCAAGGCCTTCCCCGGCATCGAGGCCCACGGCATCGACGTGGCGGCACCCGGCCTGCGCTACGGCCACGCCAAGGCCGAGTTCGAGGACGTGGCCATCCATTTCAGCCAGCAGGACGCGGCCGCCACCGATTTCCCCGACGGCCATTTCGACCTGATCGTCTCCAGCTTTTTCCTGCATGAGGTGCCGGTGCCGGTGACCCGGCAGATCCTGAAGGAGGTTCATCGCCTGCTGGCGCCGGGCGGCATCCTGGCCTTCATGGAACTGCCGCCGCACAAGGCCTGCGACGCCTTCATGAACTTCGCCTACGACTGGGACACCGAGAACAACGCCGAGCCCTATTACGCCTCATACCGGTCCCAGGACCCCACCGAACTGGCGGTCGAGGCGGGTTTCCCCCGGGCCGACACCTTCGAGGTCACCATCCCCGACGTAACCAGCTTCGACCTGGACCAGTACCCGGCCTTCGTGGCGGGTGCGGTCGAGAGCCCGCCGCATGGCCGGGGCGGCTGGTACCTCTTCGGCGGCCGCAAGGCGGGCTGA
- a CDS encoding ABC transporter substrate-binding protein — protein MDRREMLKVSAAALASGPFLNRTAKAADVIRIEFTLFSAFYSPLVAAIAGGFLAAEGLTPVYTVSAPGRSALASLDDGGAHVVQTAPSQAFNALEKGQIPSAVHFAQINEKDGFFLAARDADPDFSWRKLTGKKVLVTPGVQPTTMFKYACFKAGIDIGDVQIVDAGPAEAMVAAFRRGEGDYIHLQGPGPQQLEHDGVGHIVTALADVVGPCAFSSLAAKRDWLETDRARAFMRAYRKARAWLIATDAADVARTEADFFKGTDPAVLTRTIAAYQGLGTWSPHVEITRPAFEATLDIFQHAGLISRRYAYEDVVAPPPA, from the coding sequence ATGGATCGCCGGGAGATGTTGAAGGTGTCGGCCGCTGCCCTGGCAAGCGGTCCGTTCCTGAACAGAACGGCCAAGGCCGCCGATGTCATCCGCATCGAATTCACCCTGTTCTCGGCCTTCTACTCCCCGCTGGTGGCGGCCATCGCCGGCGGTTTCCTGGCGGCGGAGGGCCTGACGCCGGTCTACACGGTGTCCGCACCCGGGCGGTCGGCCCTGGCCAGCCTGGACGATGGCGGCGCCCATGTGGTGCAGACGGCACCCAGCCAGGCCTTCAACGCCCTGGAGAAGGGCCAGATTCCCTCGGCCGTCCATTTCGCCCAAATCAATGAGAAGGACGGCTTCTTCCTGGCGGCCCGGGATGCCGATCCGGACTTCTCCTGGCGGAAGCTGACGGGGAAAAAGGTGCTGGTCACGCCGGGCGTACAGCCGACCACCATGTTCAAGTACGCCTGCTTCAAGGCCGGCATCGATATCGGGGACGTCCAAATCGTCGACGCCGGTCCGGCCGAGGCCATGGTGGCCGCGTTCCGGCGGGGGGAGGGCGACTACATCCATCTGCAGGGCCCCGGGCCGCAGCAGTTGGAGCATGACGGCGTCGGCCACATCGTGACGGCCCTGGCCGATGTCGTCGGCCCCTGCGCCTTTTCCAGCCTGGCCGCCAAGCGCGACTGGCTGGAGACCGACCGGGCGCGGGCGTTCATGCGCGCCTACCGCAAGGCCCGGGCGTGGCTGATCGCGACGGACGCCGCCGATGTCGCCAGGACCGAGGCGGACTTCTTCAAAGGCACCGACCCGGCGGTGCTGACCCGGACCATCGCGGCCTACCAGGGCCTGGGCACCTGGAGCCCGCATGTCGAGATCACCCGGCCGGCGTTCGAGGCCACGCTGGACATCTTCCAGCACGCCGGCCTGATCAGCCGGCGATACGCCTATGAGGACGTGGTGGCGCCGCCGCCTGCCTGA
- a CDS encoding FAD-dependent oxidoreductase, producing MPLDDPSSGAETRYPHLFSPLTLGRRTLRNRVVHASTSTRFQDRGRVTDRLIAYHVNRARGGAALTVTEPLAVLSRQLNGTKVDVLTGLNTDALARWAAAVEHEGCGLIGQVQDPGRGRHEEGRVGRLISASALPDDLSGTVAHALTTAEVEGLIEEFATSAVNLARAGFAGVELSAGHGHLFHQFLSQASNHRDDRYGGDLAGRARLLTDLIRELRRRCGPDFLIGVKLPGEDGVPGGVDLVQAAAITALVHATGVVDYLTYCWGSHADTLDWHLPDNHGRRVPYADRIATLGRHAPGTAIGALGLITDPNEGERLVRDGLADLVMLARPLVTDPAWPNKAKSGQEASIRYCVSCNTCWHLIATHGVLQCDNNPRVGAEDEADWTPPRTDNPGTIVVVGAGPAGLEAAWTAAARGHAVTVLGSSDEVGGKARLHAPLPGGEGISSVYDYQKLAADRHGVRFVLGSAATLDDVLALRPNAVVLATGATPAWPAHLPVEYRGEGFFPDIREAMAQLARVTARQAGMALLWDQDGTAFTYAATEFLAARFEAVVLVSPRERIAGAEPLVNRQGIQRRLAALGVEVLIQHTIDPNSAFEDGAVTLVHALTGRPRTVTDVALLCHATPRVPNVDLLAPLQAAGVSVHLAGDAYAPRFLLNATLEGHAAGMAV from the coding sequence ATGCCGTTGGATGATCCCTCATCAGGGGCGGAGACCCGTTATCCGCACCTGTTCTCCCCCCTGACCCTGGGCCGGCGCACCTTGCGCAACCGGGTGGTGCACGCCTCCACCTCCACCCGGTTCCAGGATCGGGGCCGGGTGACCGACAGGCTGATCGCCTATCACGTCAACCGGGCGCGCGGCGGGGCGGCCCTGACGGTGACCGAGCCGCTGGCGGTGCTGTCCCGCCAGTTGAACGGCACCAAGGTCGATGTGCTGACTGGCCTCAACACCGACGCGCTCGCCCGCTGGGCGGCGGCCGTCGAGCATGAGGGCTGCGGCTTGATCGGCCAGGTGCAGGACCCCGGCCGGGGGCGCCATGAGGAGGGCCGCGTCGGCCGCCTGATCAGCGCCTCGGCCCTGCCCGACGATCTGTCCGGCACGGTGGCCCATGCGCTGACCACGGCCGAGGTCGAGGGTCTGATCGAGGAGTTCGCGACATCCGCCGTCAACCTGGCCCGGGCCGGCTTCGCCGGGGTGGAGCTGTCGGCCGGCCATGGGCATCTGTTCCACCAGTTCCTGTCCCAGGCATCCAACCACCGCGACGACCGCTATGGCGGTGATCTCGCCGGCCGGGCCCGGCTGCTGACCGACCTGATCCGGGAACTGCGCCGCCGCTGTGGGCCGGACTTCCTCATCGGGGTCAAGCTGCCGGGGGAGGATGGCGTGCCCGGCGGGGTGGATCTGGTCCAGGCGGCCGCCATCACCGCCCTGGTGCACGCCACCGGCGTGGTGGATTACCTGACCTACTGCTGGGGGTCCCACGCCGATACCCTGGACTGGCATTTGCCGGACAACCACGGGCGCCGGGTGCCCTATGCCGACAGGATCGCCACCCTGGGCCGACACGCCCCCGGCACGGCCATCGGCGCCCTGGGCCTGATCACCGATCCCAACGAGGGCGAGCGCCTGGTGCGCGACGGCCTGGCCGATTTGGTGATGCTGGCCCGTCCCCTGGTGACCGACCCCGCCTGGCCCAACAAGGCCAAGTCGGGCCAGGAGGCCAGCATCCGCTACTGCGTGTCGTGCAACACCTGCTGGCACCTGATCGCCACCCATGGCGTGCTTCAGTGCGACAACAACCCCCGCGTCGGGGCGGAGGATGAGGCCGACTGGACGCCGCCGCGGACGGACAATCCCGGCACCATCGTGGTGGTGGGGGCCGGCCCCGCCGGGCTGGAGGCCGCCTGGACCGCCGCCGCCCGGGGCCATGCCGTCACCGTGCTGGGCTCAAGCGATGAGGTCGGCGGCAAGGCCCGGCTGCATGCGCCCTTGCCCGGGGGCGAGGGCATCAGCAGCGTCTATGATTACCAGAAGCTGGCGGCCGACCGGCACGGCGTGCGTTTCGTGCTGGGCAGTGCCGCCACCTTGGACGACGTGCTGGCGCTCAGGCCGAATGCCGTGGTGTTGGCCACCGGCGCCACCCCGGCCTGGCCGGCCCATCTGCCGGTGGAATACCGGGGCGAGGGCTTCTTCCCCGACATCCGGGAGGCCATGGCCCAACTGGCCCGGGTGACCGCCCGGCAAGCGGGCATGGCCCTGCTGTGGGACCAGGACGGCACCGCCTTCACCTACGCCGCCACGGAGTTCCTGGCGGCCCGGTTCGAGGCGGTGGTGCTGGTCAGTCCGCGTGAGCGCATCGCCGGGGCTGAGCCCCTGGTCAACCGCCAGGGCATCCAGCGCCGCCTGGCGGCCCTGGGCGTCGAGGTGCTGATCCAGCACACCATCGATCCGAACTCGGCCTTCGAGGACGGGGCGGTCACCCTGGTGCATGCCCTGACCGGGCGGCCCCGCACCGTCACCGACGTGGCCCTGCTGTGCCATGCCACGCCCCGGGTGCCCAACGTCGACCTGCTGGCGCCCTTGCAGGCCGCCGGCGTGTCCGTCCACCTGGCCGGCGACGCCTACGCCCCCCGTTTCCTGCTGAACGCCACGCTGGAAGGCCATGCCGCCGGCATGGCCGTGTGA